The following are encoded in a window of Lichenicola cladoniae genomic DNA:
- a CDS encoding TonB-dependent siderophore receptor — protein MAGAHADDASSGAKPTALVDVDAGHHPSRSGLAQAAASHRPQQPADSRKPQTVTKRAPVGHRQAVVPQASEVVDVTGQRRDPVVAGGALGSRRDLDTPFSTRTVTAAEIQDRQVKSLARVFSEDASFVPNGNTYSYNSYSVTVRGVPLDDFNGYKINGAPFYMTTVELPLESFEQVQLLKGASGFLYGFNAPGGLIDYETKKPTDRTFVAADVGYSSDSVVSQHIDLGGRFARSMLGYRVNLEHEQGRTYNGSNVRRYSGSIGLDARIAPSLLWTADAIYQDRRVYGGIQGIILNQNGIDYSGSRLPTPVGGDTNLSAVPSTFFNSEVLYLASGLRWDLNDHWTGRVNYSHSYDWRRYGGEWPRLENESGDFQDFLTASQGVAIYDQVTALVEGHFVTGPFHHQLTFGGSWQGLTRLTARNSMNQAIGSTENLYQPLTTILIPHDFSFPQYRSLRSDQTSAFASDTIDFGRKWSLIAGVRFTDYRQMNYAAAGGPASVDTETPLTPVAALLFHPWRDTTLYVSYVQALEDGGTVGDSYANAYQSLLPIRSDQVEVGAKIDRPGWSASAALYRINRGAQYADAANVFVSNGNERLQGLEANNRIDLPWGFVFTNSFGWEEAVYQQTEADLIGNRVEGVPRFQDSVQLTNHVPWVKNLSATAEARYVDSIVGDSPNTFNLPHYVLVNLRASYTTKLYGKTLTLRAEVDNVANKHFWGFQASDYIYVGEPRTAYLNARIQF, from the coding sequence ATGGCTGGCGCACATGCCGACGATGCGTCGTCCGGAGCCAAGCCGACGGCTCTGGTGGACGTCGATGCAGGTCATCACCCATCCCGCTCCGGCCTGGCCCAGGCAGCCGCGTCTCATCGACCGCAACAGCCTGCCGACAGCCGCAAGCCGCAAACGGTCACGAAGCGCGCACCGGTTGGACACAGACAGGCCGTCGTGCCGCAGGCGTCCGAGGTGGTCGATGTGACCGGCCAGCGTCGCGATCCGGTGGTCGCGGGCGGCGCGCTCGGTAGTCGGCGCGATCTCGACACCCCATTCTCCACCCGCACCGTGACCGCCGCCGAGATCCAGGACCGGCAGGTGAAGTCGCTCGCTCGGGTGTTCTCCGAGGACGCGTCCTTCGTTCCCAACGGCAACACCTATTCCTACAATTCCTATTCCGTAACGGTCCGCGGCGTGCCGCTCGACGATTTTAATGGCTACAAGATCAACGGCGCGCCGTTCTACATGACCACCGTGGAGCTACCGCTTGAATCCTTCGAACAGGTGCAGCTGCTGAAGGGCGCGTCCGGCTTCCTCTACGGCTTCAATGCACCAGGCGGCCTGATCGATTACGAGACCAAGAAGCCCACCGACCGCACCTTCGTCGCGGCCGATGTCGGCTACAGTTCGGACTCGGTTGTTTCGCAGCACATCGACCTCGGTGGACGTTTCGCGCGAAGCATGCTCGGCTACCGTGTCAATCTGGAGCACGAGCAAGGCCGCACCTATAACGGTTCCAATGTCCGCCGCTATTCCGGCTCGATCGGCCTCGACGCCCGCATCGCCCCGTCGCTGCTCTGGACGGCCGACGCGATCTACCAGGATCGCCGCGTCTATGGCGGCATCCAGGGCATCATCCTGAACCAGAACGGGATCGACTATTCCGGCAGCCGGCTGCCGACCCCGGTCGGCGGCGATACCAACCTGTCAGCGGTGCCAAGCACCTTTTTCAATTCGGAGGTGCTCTATCTGGCCAGCGGCCTGCGCTGGGACCTGAACGATCACTGGACCGGGCGCGTGAACTACAGCCACAGCTACGATTGGCGCCGCTACGGTGGCGAATGGCCACGGCTCGAGAATGAGAGTGGCGATTTCCAGGACTTCCTGACCGCAAGCCAGGGTGTCGCGATCTACGACCAGGTCACGGCGCTGGTCGAGGGGCATTTCGTGACCGGCCCGTTCCACCATCAGCTTACCTTTGGCGGTTCCTGGCAGGGGCTGACCCGGTTGACGGCGCGAAACTCCATGAACCAGGCGATCGGCTCCACCGAGAACCTGTACCAGCCGTTGACCACGATCCTGATTCCGCATGATTTCTCGTTCCCGCAATACCGGAGCCTGCGTTCCGACCAGACGTCCGCCTTCGCCAGCGACACGATCGATTTCGGTCGGAAATGGTCGCTTATCGCGGGTGTGCGCTTCACCGATTATCGGCAGATGAACTACGCGGCGGCTGGCGGCCCGGCATCCGTCGATACCGAGACCCCGCTGACCCCGGTCGCCGCCCTGCTGTTCCATCCCTGGCGCGACACCACGCTCTATGTCTCGTACGTGCAGGCGCTCGAGGATGGCGGCACGGTCGGCGACAGCTACGCCAACGCCTACCAGTCCTTGTTGCCGATCCGCAGTGACCAGGTCGAGGTCGGCGCCAAGATCGACCGGCCGGGCTGGTCGGCCTCGGCGGCGCTGTATCGCATCAACCGCGGCGCGCAGTATGCCGATGCCGCCAACGTCTTCGTATCGAACGGCAACGAGCGTCTGCAAGGCCTCGAGGCGAATAACCGCATCGATCTTCCCTGGGGCTTCGTGTTCACCAACAGCTTTGGCTGGGAGGAAGCGGTCTACCAGCAGACCGAGGCCGACCTGATCGGAAATCGTGTCGAGGGCGTACCGCGGTTTCAGGATTCCGTGCAGCTCACCAACCATGTTCCCTGGGTGAAGAATCTTTCGGCAACTGCGGAAGCCCGTTATGTGGACAGCATCGTCGGTGACTCCCCCAACACCTTCAACCTGCCGCACTACGTGCTGGTCAACCTTCGTGCGAGCTACACCACGAAGCTCTATGGCAAGACGCTCACCCTGCGCGCCGAAGTCGACAACGTTGCCAACAAGCATTTTTGGGGATTCCAGGCCTCAGACTATATCTACGTCGGCGAGCCGCGTACCGCTTACCTGAATGCCCGCATCCAGTTCTGA
- the arsH gene encoding arsenical resistance protein ArsH, with protein sequence MTIGTAADLPALQADLLAPTDLDRLEPGVRASHPPRILLLYGSLRVRSYSRLLTLEAERILQLLGAETRVFDPIDLPMTDIVPADHPKVVELRALSLWSEGQVWCSPERHGAITSVFKNQIDWIPLEIGSKRPTQGRTLAVMQVSGGSQSFNAVNTLRLLGRWMRMFTIPNQSSVPRAYEQFDEAGRMKPSANYDRVVDVMEELVRFTWLLRDRADYLVDRYSERKAVFELPDKL encoded by the coding sequence ATGACCATAGGCACGGCAGCCGACCTTCCCGCGTTGCAGGCGGATCTGCTCGCGCCGACGGATCTGGATCGGCTGGAACCAGGAGTCCGGGCGTCTCATCCTCCTCGGATCCTGCTGCTCTATGGCTCCCTCCGGGTGCGCTCCTACAGCCGGCTGCTGACATTGGAGGCCGAACGCATCCTGCAGTTGCTTGGTGCCGAGACCCGCGTGTTCGACCCGATCGACCTGCCGATGACGGATATCGTTCCGGCAGACCATCCGAAGGTTGTCGAGCTCCGTGCGTTGTCGCTCTGGTCCGAAGGACAGGTGTGGTGCAGTCCGGAGCGGCACGGCGCCATCACCAGCGTGTTCAAGAACCAGATCGACTGGATCCCGCTGGAAATCGGCTCCAAAAGGCCGACCCAGGGCCGAACCCTGGCGGTGATGCAGGTGTCTGGCGGCTCGCAATCCTTCAACGCGGTGAACACGCTGCGTCTGCTCGGGCGCTGGATGCGGATGTTCACCATCCCGAACCAGTCCAGCGTGCCTCGGGCCTACGAGCAGTTCGACGAGGCCGGACGCATGAAGCCCTCCGCCAACTATGACCGCGTAGTGGACGTCATGGAGGAACTGGTGCGCTTCACCTGGCTGCTGCGCGACCGGGCCGACTACCTGGTCGATCGCTACAGCGAGCGGAAGGCGGTTTTCGAACTGCCCGATAAGCTGTGA
- a CDS encoding arsenic transporter, which yields MLALLIFVVTLVFVIWQPRGLGIGWSAMGGAIAALALGVIHLHDVPVVWHIVWDATFTFVALIIISLLLDEAGFFHWSALHVARWGGGNGHRLFPLIVILGAVIAAVFANDGAALLLTPIVVAILARLEFPPAAALAFIIATGFVADSTSLPLVISNLVNIVSANFFGIRFGRYAATMVPVDLVSLAATLAVLWLYYGRQLPRSYPMSGLELPATAIRDTVVFRAAFPLLALLLVAYFVLATFGVPVSALTGAAALVLLALAGRWYRVGRGCVIPISKVLRGAPWQIVLFSLGMYLVVYGLRNAGLTGYLSTALVWLAGYSPWVAAVGTGFGAAILSSVMNNMPGVLVGAISIDQAHALPAATRELMTYANVIGCDLGPKFTPIGSLATLLWLHVLGNKGVRITWGEYMRVGLVITPPVLLVTLLALAFWLPVVSAG from the coding sequence ATGCTGGCCCTGCTGATCTTCGTCGTCACCCTGGTCTTCGTCATCTGGCAGCCGCGTGGCCTCGGTATTGGCTGGAGTGCCATGGGTGGTGCCATCGCGGCACTCGCTCTCGGCGTCATCCATCTCCATGACGTGCCGGTCGTCTGGCACATCGTGTGGGATGCGACCTTCACCTTCGTCGCGCTGATCATCATTTCATTGCTGCTGGACGAGGCAGGGTTTTTCCACTGGTCGGCGCTTCACGTCGCCCGCTGGGGCGGCGGCAACGGACACAGGTTGTTCCCGCTGATCGTGATCCTCGGCGCGGTGATCGCCGCTGTGTTCGCCAATGACGGTGCAGCCCTGTTGCTGACCCCGATCGTGGTGGCGATCCTGGCTCGGCTCGAGTTTCCGCCTGCTGCTGCGCTGGCTTTCATCATCGCAACCGGTTTCGTCGCCGACAGCACGAGTCTGCCGCTGGTAATATCGAACCTGGTCAACATTGTCAGCGCGAACTTCTTCGGCATCCGTTTCGGCCGATACGCGGCGACGATGGTGCCGGTCGATCTCGTATCGCTGGCAGCAACGCTCGCGGTGCTCTGGCTCTATTACGGCCGCCAGCTTCCGCGGAGCTATCCAATGTCCGGCCTGGAACTCCCTGCCACCGCCATACGCGACACGGTCGTATTCCGGGCAGCCTTTCCGCTCCTGGCCCTGCTGCTGGTCGCCTATTTCGTGCTGGCGACTTTCGGCGTTCCCGTATCCGCCCTCACCGGCGCGGCGGCTCTGGTGCTGCTCGCGTTGGCTGGGCGCTGGTACCGCGTCGGCCGGGGCTGCGTAATCCCGATTTCCAAGGTGCTGCGCGGCGCACCCTGGCAGATCGTGCTGTTCAGCCTGGGCATGTACCTGGTGGTCTATGGGCTGCGCAACGCAGGCCTGACCGGCTATCTGTCCACTGCGCTGGTCTGGCTGGCTGGATACAGTCCGTGGGTTGCCGCGGTCGGCACCGGCTTCGGCGCGGCAATCCTGTCGTCGGTCATGAACAACATGCCGGGCGTGCTGGTCGGCGCGATATCTATCGACCAAGCGCACGCCCTTCCTGCGGCAACGCGCGAGTTGATGACCTACGCCAACGTCATCGGCTGCGACCTGGGCCCAAAATTCACCCCGATCGGCAGCCTGGCGACGCTGCTCTGGCTGCACGTGCTGGGCAACAAGGGTGTCCGGATCACCTGGGGCGAGTACATGCGCGTCGGCCTCGTGATCACGCCACCGGTGCTGCTCGTGACGCTGCTCGCGCTGGCATTCTGGTTGCCGGTCGTTTCGGCTGGCTGA
- the arsC gene encoding arsenate reductase (glutaredoxin) (This arsenate reductase requires both glutathione and glutaredoxin to convert arsenate to arsenite, after which the efflux transporter formed by ArsA and ArsB can extrude the arsenite from the cell, providing resistance.), translated as MDAVIYHNPDCGTSRNTLAMIRNAGIEPHVIEYLKTPPSRVLLLQLIERAGLTPRTLLREKGTPYAVLGLGDPSLTDEQLIDAMMAHPILINRPLVVTPLGVKLCRPSEVVLDILPDQQGAFAKEDGEQVADVAGHRVA; from the coding sequence ATGGACGCCGTCATCTATCACAACCCGGACTGCGGCACGTCGCGGAACACGCTGGCGATGATCCGCAACGCGGGCATCGAGCCGCATGTCATCGAATACCTGAAGACACCGCCGTCCCGGGTGCTTCTGCTTCAGCTCATCGAGCGTGCCGGACTGACGCCGAGGACCCTGCTTCGCGAGAAGGGTACGCCTTATGCCGTGCTGGGTCTTGGTGATCCAAGCCTCACCGACGAGCAGCTCATCGACGCAATGATGGCGCATCCCATCCTCATCAACCGTCCACTGGTGGTGACACCGCTCGGCGTGAAGTTGTGTCGTCCATCGGAGGTTGTTCTCGACATTCTGCCAGACCAGCAGGGGGCCTTTGCAAAAGAGGACGGCGAACAGGTCGCGGACGTGGCTGGCCACCGGGTGGCCTGA
- a CDS encoding ArsR/SmtB family transcription factor, with the protein MDSSLAILALGALAQTTRLETFRLLVRNEPVGLAAGEIARRLDIPQNTMSAHLATLARAGLLRSERQSRTIIYRAEMQGLREMMLFLAEDCCGSRPEMCAPLVAELIPCCSGEKTLP; encoded by the coding sequence ATGGATAGTTCACTGGCGATCCTTGCCCTTGGTGCCCTGGCTCAGACGACGCGCCTGGAGACGTTCCGGCTGCTGGTGCGCAATGAGCCGGTTGGGCTCGCAGCCGGCGAGATCGCACGTCGACTCGACATCCCTCAAAACACGATGTCGGCGCATCTGGCGACCTTGGCCCGCGCGGGGCTGTTACGGTCAGAACGTCAAAGTCGGACGATTATCTACCGTGCGGAAATGCAGGGCTTGCGCGAGATGATGCTGTTCCTGGCTGAGGACTGCTGCGGGAGCCGTCCAGAAATGTGCGCGCCGCTGGTGGCCGAACTGATCCCCTGCTGTTCCGGCGAGAAAACACTGCCATGA
- a CDS encoding acetate/propionate family kinase — protein sequence MSHSAGPTSPPAADAILTLNAGSSSIKFALFRIVDADIMVAVRGQIDGIGTAPRFRAADPEGNRLGEQAWTDDARFQEDLLQFLLDWIVAHLGPDRLVAVGHRVVHGGRDHDRPALVTADLLASLEALVPLAPLHQPHNLAPIRAVEAIRPGLSQVACFDTAFHHAMPMVAARIALPREFEALGLRRYGFHGLSYEYITRRLRVLSPGIAAGRVIVAHLGNGASLCAMANGQSQDTTMSFTPLDGLVMGTRCGSIDPGAILYLLREQGMDADQVENLLDRRSGLLGVSGLSSDMRVLLDSDDPKAAEAVELFVYHVAREAGAMASTLGGVDGIVFTGGIGEHAAKVRALVCERLVWLGAEMNDMANEAGKDIISTADSRVEIRVVPTDEESMIAHHTLDLCAGI from the coding sequence GTGAGCCACTCCGCCGGGCCGACTTCACCGCCAGCGGCGGACGCGATCCTGACCCTGAACGCGGGCTCGTCCAGCATCAAGTTCGCCCTGTTCCGGATCGTGGACGCGGATATCATGGTCGCAGTCCGTGGCCAGATCGACGGGATCGGTACGGCGCCCAGGTTCCGGGCTGCGGATCCCGAGGGGAACAGGCTGGGGGAACAGGCCTGGACCGACGACGCCCGGTTCCAGGAGGATCTGCTCCAGTTCCTGCTGGACTGGATCGTGGCGCATCTCGGACCGGACCGGTTGGTCGCGGTCGGTCATCGCGTCGTGCATGGTGGCCGCGACCATGACCGGCCGGCGCTGGTGACGGCCGACCTGCTGGCGTCGCTCGAAGCCCTGGTGCCGCTGGCGCCATTGCACCAGCCGCATAATCTGGCGCCTATCCGCGCAGTCGAGGCGATCCGGCCGGGGCTCAGCCAGGTCGCGTGTTTCGACACCGCGTTCCACCACGCCATGCCGATGGTTGCTGCCCGGATCGCGCTGCCACGCGAGTTCGAGGCACTGGGCCTGCGCCGCTACGGGTTTCATGGATTGTCCTACGAATACATCACTCGCCGCCTGCGAGTGTTGTCGCCCGGCATCGCGGCAGGCCGGGTGATCGTCGCCCATCTCGGCAACGGCGCCAGCCTGTGCGCGATGGCGAACGGGCAGAGCCAGGACACGACGATGAGCTTCACGCCGCTAGACGGGCTGGTGATGGGCACACGCTGCGGCAGCATCGATCCCGGCGCCATCCTGTATCTGCTGCGCGAACAGGGAATGGATGCGGATCAGGTCGAGAATTTGCTCGACCGCCGCTCCGGCCTGCTCGGCGTGTCCGGATTATCGAGCGACATGCGCGTCCTGCTCGACAGCGACGACCCGAAGGCGGCGGAGGCGGTCGAGTTGTTCGTATACCACGTCGCCCGCGAAGCCGGGGCGATGGCGAGCACACTCGGCGGCGTCGACGGCATCGTGTTCACCGGCGGCATCGGCGAACACGCGGCGAAGGTACGTGCCCTTGTGTGCGAACGACTGGTATGGCTTGGCGCCGAGATGAACGACATGGCCAACGAGGCCGGCAAGGACATTATCAGCACGGCCGACAGCCGGGTCGAGATCCGGGTGGTGCCGACCGACGAGGAAAGCATGATCGCCCATCACACTCTGGACCTATGCGCCGGGATATAG
- a CDS encoding phosphoketolase family protein, with product MDSQIPREQLALMHAWWHAANYLSVGQVYLLDNPLLDEPLTRSHVKPRLLGHWGTTPGLNFVYVHLNRVIRERDLNIVFVAGPGHGAPGLVANTWLEGTYSEIYPEVSQDREGMRRLFRQFSFPGGIPSHAAPDTPGSIHEGGELGYSLSHSFGAVLDNPDLLVACVVGDGEAETGPLATSWHGNKFIDAATDGAVLPILHLNGYKIANPTVLARIGNDELRSLMEGYGYVPYFVEGDDPEKMHDLMARTLDYVVADIAAIQQRARSGVTERPRWPMIVLRSPKGWTGPKTVDGLKTEGSWRSHQVPFTMEKPEHLGLLETWMHSYRPETLFTPEGRLRPEIAALAPHGDKRMSANPHANGGLLMRPLRMPNFTSYATPVAEPGTITAEATRLMGNFLRDVMRLNADARNFRVFSPDENNSNRLGAVLEVTNRAWNTETLPDDDHLAPDGRVMEILSEHTCQGWLEGYLLTGRHGLFSCYEAFIHIVDSMLNQHAKWLKTSREIAWRRPIASLNYLLTSHVWRQDHNGFSHQDPGFIDHVVSKKADVARVYLPPDANTLLWVTDHCLRSWDRINVIVAGKQPELQWLDMDAAITHCTAGIGIWEWASNDRGGLPDVVMACAGDVPTLETMAAVDMLRRHLPQLKIRVVNVVDLMTLQPNSEHPHGLSDSDFDTLFTLDRPVIFAFHGYPTLIHRLVYRRANHANMHVHGFIEEGSTTTPFDMAVRNRLDRYHLMADVIDRVPSLGPAAAYAKQAIRDKLVEHQRYVTTHGIDMPEVLGWRWKAGAP from the coding sequence ATGGATAGTCAGATCCCCAGAGAGCAGCTCGCGCTGATGCATGCCTGGTGGCATGCCGCTAACTACCTGTCGGTCGGACAGGTCTATCTGCTCGACAACCCACTGCTGGACGAGCCGCTTACCCGATCGCACGTCAAGCCGCGCCTGCTCGGCCACTGGGGCACCACGCCGGGCCTCAACTTCGTCTACGTCCATCTGAACCGGGTCATCCGCGAGCGCGACCTCAACATCGTCTTCGTTGCCGGGCCCGGCCATGGCGCGCCCGGGCTGGTCGCCAACACCTGGCTCGAAGGCACCTACAGCGAAATCTATCCGGAGGTGTCGCAGGACAGGGAGGGCATGCGCCGCCTGTTCCGGCAGTTCTCCTTTCCGGGCGGTATCCCCAGCCACGCCGCGCCGGATACGCCCGGCTCGATCCACGAGGGTGGCGAGCTCGGCTACTCGCTGTCGCATTCGTTCGGCGCGGTGCTCGACAACCCGGACCTGCTGGTCGCCTGCGTGGTCGGCGACGGTGAGGCCGAGACCGGCCCGCTGGCCACCTCGTGGCACGGCAACAAGTTCATCGATGCCGCGACCGACGGGGCGGTGCTGCCGATCCTGCATCTCAACGGCTACAAGATCGCCAACCCGACCGTGCTGGCCCGCATCGGCAACGACGAGTTGCGCAGCCTGATGGAGGGCTACGGCTACGTGCCCTATTTCGTCGAGGGCGACGACCCGGAGAAGATGCACGACCTCATGGCGCGCACGCTGGATTATGTGGTCGCCGATATCGCGGCGATCCAGCAGCGCGCCCGGTCCGGCGTCACCGAGCGTCCGCGCTGGCCGATGATCGTGCTGCGCAGCCCGAAAGGCTGGACCGGGCCGAAGACCGTCGACGGCCTCAAGACCGAGGGGTCGTGGCGCTCGCACCAGGTGCCGTTCACCATGGAGAAGCCGGAGCATCTCGGCCTGCTCGAGACGTGGATGCATTCGTATAGGCCCGAGACGCTGTTCACCCCGGAAGGGCGGCTCCGGCCCGAAATAGCCGCCCTGGCACCGCACGGCGACAAGCGGATGAGCGCCAACCCGCATGCCAATGGCGGCCTGTTGATGCGCCCACTGCGCATGCCCAATTTTACCAGCTACGCGACGCCGGTCGCCGAGCCGGGCACGATCACCGCGGAAGCGACCCGGCTGATGGGCAACTTCCTGCGCGATGTCATGCGGCTGAACGCCGACGCCCGGAACTTCCGGGTGTTCTCGCCGGACGAGAACAACTCGAACCGGCTGGGCGCGGTGCTGGAAGTCACCAACCGCGCCTGGAACACCGAGACCCTGCCCGACGACGACCATCTCGCGCCGGACGGACGGGTGATGGAGATTTTGTCCGAGCACACCTGCCAGGGCTGGCTCGAGGGCTACCTGCTCACCGGCCGGCACGGGCTGTTCTCGTGCTACGAGGCGTTCATCCACATCGTCGACTCGATGCTCAACCAGCATGCGAAATGGCTCAAGACCAGCCGCGAGATCGCGTGGCGCCGGCCGATCGCGTCGCTGAACTACCTGCTCACCTCGCATGTGTGGCGCCAGGACCATAACGGCTTCAGCCACCAGGATCCGGGCTTCATCGATCACGTGGTCAGCAAGAAGGCCGACGTAGCGCGCGTCTATCTGCCGCCCGACGCCAACACCCTGCTCTGGGTGACCGACCATTGCCTGCGCAGCTGGGACCGCATCAACGTCATCGTCGCCGGCAAGCAGCCCGAGCTGCAATGGCTCGACATGGATGCGGCGATCACCCACTGCACCGCCGGCATCGGCATCTGGGAGTGGGCCAGCAACGATCGCGGCGGGCTGCCGGACGTGGTGATGGCGTGCGCCGGCGACGTGCCGACGCTCGAGACCATGGCGGCAGTGGACATGCTCCGCCGGCATCTGCCGCAGCTGAAGATACGCGTCGTCAATGTCGTGGACCTGATGACGCTGCAGCCGAACTCGGAGCATCCGCACGGGCTGTCGGACAGCGATTTCGATACGCTGTTCACCCTCGACCGGCCGGTGATCTTCGCGTTCCACGGCTATCCGACCCTGATCCACCGGCTGGTCTATCGTCGTGCCAACCACGCCAACATGCATGTGCACGGCTTCATCGAGGAAGGCTCCACCACCACCCCGTTCGACATGGCGGTGCGAAACCGGCTCGACCGCTACCACCTGATGGCGGACGTGATCGACCGGGTGCCGTCGCTCGGGCCGGCTGCCGCCTACGCCAAGCAGGCGATCCGCGACAAGCTCGTCGAGCACCAGCGCTACGTCACCACGCACGGCATCGACATGCCGGAGGTCTTGGGCTGGCGCTGGAAGGCCGGCGCGCCGTGA
- the ku gene encoding non-homologous end joining protein Ku has translation MADRPIWRGQLRLALVSCPIALYSVRQPSQELHFHFINPKTGNRVRMVTQDSETDEELSRKDLQRGYEFKKDHYVLLDDEDFERARIDSSSVLSIDKFVRADSIDPIYFDSSYYLVPDGSGRDAADDVFVVLREAIAKTGRVALSRLVMSRRERAVALMPMGRGIVLHTLNDTREITAPDKLFEDISDAPADTEMVALAVQLIDRQTAKFQPGDMEDRYEARLREVIDAKLAGEDVQAPSEEPERDNVVDLMSALRKSLGEPKGATGGKTASDDKLAKKQAAGKAPPKKPAPRRKTA, from the coding sequence ATGGCCGATCGTCCAATCTGGCGCGGGCAGCTCCGCCTCGCCCTCGTCTCCTGCCCGATCGCGCTCTACAGCGTGCGACAGCCAAGCCAGGAGTTGCATTTCCACTTCATCAATCCGAAGACCGGAAACCGCGTGCGCATGGTGACGCAGGATTCCGAGACCGACGAGGAGCTGTCGCGCAAGGATCTGCAGCGCGGCTACGAGTTCAAGAAGGACCATTACGTCCTGCTCGACGACGAGGATTTCGAACGGGCCCGGATCGACAGCTCGTCGGTGCTATCGATCGACAAGTTCGTTCGCGCCGACAGCATCGATCCGATCTATTTCGACAGCAGTTATTACCTGGTTCCGGATGGCAGCGGCCGCGATGCCGCCGACGACGTGTTCGTAGTGCTGCGCGAGGCGATCGCCAAGACAGGCCGGGTAGCGCTGTCCCGCCTGGTGATGTCGCGTCGCGAGCGGGCGGTCGCGTTGATGCCCATGGGACGCGGCATCGTGCTGCACACGCTGAACGACACGCGCGAGATCACCGCACCGGACAAGCTGTTCGAGGATATTTCGGACGCGCCCGCCGACACGGAAATGGTGGCGCTGGCGGTGCAGCTGATCGACAGGCAGACCGCAAAATTCCAGCCGGGCGACATGGAAGATCGTTACGAGGCACGGTTGCGCGAGGTGATCGACGCCAAGCTTGCCGGCGAGGATGTGCAGGCGCCGTCCGAGGAACCCGAGCGCGACAACGTGGTCGACCTGATGAGCGCGCTGCGCAAGAGCCTCGGCGAACCCAAGGGGGCGACCGGGGGAAAAACTGCATCGGATGACAAGCTGGCGAAGAAGCAAGCCGCCGGAAAAGCACCGCCGAAGAAGCCAGCACCCAGGCGCAAGACCGCCTGA